The stretch of DNA AGAAATAAAATCTCGGAATCTTCTACAGCTTCGATATAATAGACCGATTGTTCGTTGAAGTAAATACTGGTGCGGTCAGAGATTAACCAGTTTTCAGGAGCAAACTGTATGATATGTTCTTTCCCATTTTTATCAATAGAATACATTCTCATCAGTCCTTTTTCTACAAAAAAGACGTATCGGCAGATTTCACCATATTGTAAAAGAAACTGATTTTTAGGAATTTTCTTTACCTCATAGTGCAGACTGCAGCTATTGACTTGCTCCGTGGGAACTTTTAAAATCTCGGCTAAATAGTTATTAATATTTTTCATCGTGTAATTTGAGTTATGGATATATCCTGGTGAGAAGCATGGTTAATTACTTTTCCGTTTTCTATAACAATCAACTGAGGACTTTGGTGATTGACACCAAGATCATCAGCTATTTTATTTGAAATAGATCTGTATGCCAGAAGATCTAAATAGTACAGATCCGTATCTTCATTCAGTCCATTCATTTCTTTCTCAAAATTCCGAAGTACTGTTTTACTGATGAAACAGCTGGTAGAATGTTTGAATATAGCAATTCGTTTATTGTATGAATTTTCAATAGCTTTTGCTAAATCTTCTTCTGACTGTATCTTTTTCCAGAAAGACTTCTGTTCTGATTGTTCTTCTTTACCGCCAAATATTTTATCAAAAAAACTCATACATTAAATTGTTTAAGGTGATGATTGAGGTGTTTGTATTCTAAAAAACCCCAATCTTTTTCAGTCATTGTTCCAAAAAGGCTATGTTTATCAGGTAAATTATGATGGGTATAGCAAACCTGATATTCCTTCATCGTT from Chryseobacterium piperi encodes:
- the ytxJ gene encoding bacillithiol system redox-active protein YtxJ; this translates as MSFFDKIFGGKEEQSEQKSFWKKIQSEEDLAKAIENSYNKRIAIFKHSTSCFISKTVLRNFEKEMNGLNEDTDLYYLDLLAYRSISNKIADDLGVNHQSPQLIVIENGKVINHASHQDISITQITR
- a CDS encoding Crp/Fnr family transcriptional regulator, whose product is MKNINNYLAEILKVPTEQVNSCSLHYEVKKIPKNQFLLQYGEICRYVFFVEKGLMRMYSIDKNGKEHIIQFAPENWLISDRTSIYFNEQSVYYIEAVEDSEILFLHPDFFNKLVAQFPDSAERRDILLQKHVRSLQDRINSLLGETAEERYLKFIKMYPDLLLRVPQWMIASYLGITPESLSRVRKELARKNFVVD